A window of the Burkholderia sp. 9120 genome harbors these coding sequences:
- a CDS encoding penicillin-binding protein 2, whose translation MTQKKKSQSHDPYAPVAKNPLLAARLPMWRSKLVVVLMFAAFASLAGRAFWIQVVNQDFYVDQGQKRYQRTQELDATRGRIVDRNGSMLAVSLATYEIWASPRLIDEAAFAPLSKLLDLPPEELRRRLGGDKTFVLLKRQVDADTAGHLSKLGLAGITQIADSKRFYPEGESAAHVVGFTDIEDNGQEGVELAANEQLLGVPGQREVIRDRLGRVVSETRPLVPAQNGDTIHLTIDRRIQQLAYAQLKEAIAKHHAEAGSVVVLDARNGEILALANYPSFDPNDRARLTGRQLRNRAVVDTFEPGSTIKPVVVALSIDEGKVRPQSIIDTAPGWYKIGPAVIHDTSNHGAMTVAEAVQKSSNIALAKLALNLPAETIWRKYQEYGLGLRPELTFPGVASGKVRPYKRWRPIEQATMAYGYGLSTSLLQLAQVYTAYAGDGTMHRVSLVRDGAGAAAHSADKGHAVTTPATARAIRSMLEMATGIGGTGRAATVAGYRIGGKTGTARKQIGATYAKNRYRALFVGMAPMSDPRLVVAVMIDDPAGKSFYGGTVAGPVFSGVTGGALQLLGVPPDAPET comes from the coding sequence ATGACCCAGAAGAAGAAGTCGCAGTCGCACGATCCCTACGCGCCAGTCGCGAAGAACCCGTTGCTGGCGGCGCGCCTGCCAATGTGGCGCTCGAAACTCGTCGTGGTGCTGATGTTCGCCGCGTTCGCGTCGCTGGCGGGCCGCGCGTTCTGGATTCAGGTGGTGAACCAGGATTTCTACGTCGATCAGGGGCAAAAACGCTATCAGCGCACTCAGGAACTCGACGCGACGCGCGGGCGGATCGTCGATCGCAACGGCTCGATGCTCGCCGTCAGTCTCGCCACTTATGAAATCTGGGCCTCGCCCAGGCTGATCGACGAAGCCGCGTTCGCGCCGCTGTCGAAGCTGCTCGATCTGCCGCCGGAGGAACTGCGCCGGCGCTTAGGCGGCGACAAGACCTTCGTGCTGCTCAAGCGCCAGGTGGATGCCGATACGGCCGGGCATCTCTCCAAGCTGGGCCTTGCCGGCATCACGCAGATCGCGGATTCGAAGCGCTTCTACCCGGAAGGTGAATCCGCGGCGCACGTAGTCGGCTTCACCGATATCGAGGACAACGGTCAGGAAGGCGTCGAGCTTGCCGCCAACGAGCAACTGCTCGGCGTGCCCGGCCAGCGCGAAGTGATCCGCGACCGGCTGGGCCGCGTCGTGTCCGAAACCCGGCCGCTGGTGCCGGCGCAAAACGGCGACACCATCCATCTGACCATCGACCGGCGCATTCAGCAGCTCGCCTATGCGCAGTTGAAGGAGGCCATCGCGAAACATCACGCCGAAGCGGGCAGCGTGGTGGTGCTCGACGCGCGCAACGGCGAGATTCTCGCGCTGGCCAACTATCCGAGCTTCGACCCCAACGACCGCGCGCGTCTGACCGGGCGGCAACTGCGCAATCGCGCGGTCGTCGATACCTTCGAGCCGGGCTCGACGATCAAGCCGGTGGTCGTCGCGTTATCGATCGACGAAGGCAAGGTGCGGCCGCAAAGCATCATCGACACCGCGCCCGGCTGGTACAAGATCGGGCCGGCCGTGATTCACGACACGTCGAATCACGGCGCGATGACGGTCGCGGAGGCCGTGCAGAAATCGAGCAATATCGCGCTCGCCAAGCTCGCGCTGAATCTGCCGGCCGAAACGATCTGGCGCAAGTATCAGGAATACGGACTCGGTTTGCGGCCCGAACTCACGTTCCCCGGCGTGGCCTCGGGCAAGGTACGTCCGTATAAACGCTGGCGGCCGATCGAACAGGCGACCATGGCGTATGGCTATGGGCTGTCCACTTCGCTGCTGCAACTTGCCCAGGTCTACACCGCTTACGCCGGCGACGGCACGATGCATCGCGTGAGTCTGGTGCGCGACGGCGCGGGCGCGGCGGCGCACTCCGCCGATAAGGGCCATGCGGTCACCACGCCCGCTACCGCGCGCGCGATCCGTTCCATGCTGGAAATGGCCACGGGAATTGGCGGCACGGGCCGCGCGGCGACCGTCGCGGGCTACCGGATCGGCGGCAAGACCGGCACGGCGCGCAAACAGATCGGCGCGACCTACGCGAAAAACCGCTACCGCGCGCTGTTTGTCGGCATGGCGCCGATGAGCGATCCGCGCCTGGTCGTGGCCGTGATGATCGACGATCCGGCGGGCAAGTCGTTTTATGGGGGGACGGTGGCCGGTCCGGTGTTCAGCGGCGTGACCGGCGGCGCACTGCAGTTGCTGGGCGTGCCGCCGGATGCGCCGGAGACTTGA
- a CDS encoding glycosyltransferase family 4 protein, producing MYAGCNAAHPTQGVFVTEQVLALRALYGDVVDVLVIEGWRGQLAYLKSLFRVVSRVRGDAYDVVHYHFGLSACSAPLVRLFSHAKIVVTFHGSDVMGRSWIRAISLAAARFAHACIGVSDEISAKVSRASRHCSTLPCAVNETLFAEPVDKHEAVARRKIVVFPSSPKRVEKDYPLFSAVIARLPVSFGCDVEERYIDGLDRHEVRDLLLQADCLVMTSKREGSPQSVKEAMAVNLPIVSVDVGDVRHLLQGVSNCAVIEGRDAGTLARATADVLKHAKRSNGRQRLKSLGYFSADVAAQIDRLYRSILGDGHDDRQRPSSDTSDTTTQPAHHSKQQELS from the coding sequence ATGTACGCCGGATGCAATGCGGCTCACCCCACGCAGGGCGTGTTTGTGACCGAGCAGGTCCTGGCGTTGCGTGCACTCTACGGCGATGTGGTCGACGTTCTGGTGATCGAAGGCTGGCGCGGCCAACTCGCGTACCTGAAGTCTCTTTTCCGTGTGGTAAGCCGGGTCAGGGGTGACGCGTACGACGTGGTTCATTATCACTTCGGCCTGAGCGCGTGTTCGGCGCCGCTGGTCAGACTATTCTCCCACGCGAAAATCGTCGTGACGTTTCACGGTTCCGATGTGATGGGGCGCAGCTGGATCAGAGCGATATCGCTCGCCGCGGCACGCTTCGCGCACGCTTGCATTGGCGTGAGCGATGAGATTTCCGCGAAGGTGAGCCGTGCGTCAAGACACTGCTCGACCCTTCCCTGTGCCGTCAACGAAACGTTGTTTGCGGAACCGGTCGACAAACATGAGGCCGTGGCTCGCCGGAAAATCGTGGTCTTTCCTTCATCGCCGAAACGAGTGGAGAAAGACTATCCGCTTTTCAGCGCGGTCATTGCGCGCTTGCCGGTGTCATTTGGATGCGACGTGGAGGAGCGATATATCGACGGCCTCGATCGCCATGAAGTACGCGATCTACTCCTGCAGGCCGATTGCCTCGTCATGACCTCGAAAAGGGAAGGCTCGCCGCAATCGGTCAAGGAGGCCATGGCGGTCAATCTACCCATCGTGTCCGTCGACGTGGGCGACGTCAGGCACCTGCTTCAAGGCGTATCGAACTGCGCGGTGATCGAGGGCCGCGACGCGGGGACGCTCGCGCGCGCCACGGCCGATGTGCTGAAACATGCGAAACGCTCAAATGGAAGACAGCGGCTGAAGTCGCTCGGCTATTTCTCAGCGGACGTAGCGGCGCAAATTGACCGCCTATATCGATCGATTCTCGGCGACGGTCACGACGATCGGCAACGCCCGTCTTCCGACACGTCCGACACGACCACACAACCGGCTCACCACTCGAAGCAGCAGGAACTGTCATGA
- a CDS encoding trimeric intracellular cation channel family protein: MHLLYLIAIVAEAMSGALMGMRRGMDRFGLCLVGTVTALGGGTVRDVLLGHYPLAWISHPDYVLITIGAASVAAAGAKWLRNWQWLFVTVDAIGLIAFTVIGCDVAATLDVSPAIVVLAGAITGVCGGMMRDLLCNQIPLVLRQELYASIALGAGALYVALQSCGMEPGPASVLVLLGGFAVRMLAVRFRWQFKVFTAADSGGAS, encoded by the coding sequence CTGCACCTCCTCTACCTCATTGCGATCGTCGCCGAAGCCATGTCCGGCGCGCTGATGGGCATGCGCCGCGGCATGGACCGCTTCGGTCTGTGCCTCGTCGGCACCGTCACTGCGCTCGGCGGCGGCACGGTGCGCGACGTCCTGCTCGGTCACTATCCGCTTGCATGGATCTCGCATCCAGATTACGTTCTTATTACAATTGGGGCGGCGTCGGTGGCGGCGGCCGGAGCGAAGTGGTTGCGCAACTGGCAGTGGCTGTTCGTCACCGTCGACGCCATCGGCCTGATCGCCTTCACCGTGATCGGCTGCGACGTGGCCGCCACGCTGGATGTGAGCCCCGCGATCGTGGTGCTGGCCGGCGCGATCACCGGCGTGTGCGGCGGCATGATGCGCGACCTGCTGTGCAACCAGATCCCGCTGGTGTTGCGTCAAGAGTTGTACGCCAGCATCGCGCTCGGCGCCGGCGCGCTGTACGTGGCGTTGCAAAGCTGCGGCATGGAACCGGGCCCGGCCTCCGTCTTGGTGCTGCTCGGCGGCTTCGCAGTGCGCATGCTGGCCGTGCGGTTCCGCTGGCAATTCAAGGTGTTCACCGCCGCCGATTCGGGCGGCGCAAGTTAA
- a CDS encoding YigZ family protein, with the protein MSYTLSSPCIKELEIRKSRFIAYAIPVADRDAAMAELRRLREEHPAATHVCWALLAGGQSGMSDDGEPSGTAGRPILEVLRHHDLDGVLAAVVRYYGGVKLGAGGLVRAYTDAIASALLDAPRVERIAQITLTVEVSYADEAKVRRWIDAEGYTLTDTAHAMLVRMTIRLPVNALDDARRALVDMTQGKAGFF; encoded by the coding sequence ATGAGTTACACCCTCTCCTCGCCGTGCATCAAGGAACTCGAGATCCGCAAGAGCCGCTTCATCGCGTACGCGATTCCCGTCGCCGATCGTGACGCCGCGATGGCCGAATTGCGTCGTCTGCGTGAGGAGCATCCGGCCGCCACGCACGTTTGCTGGGCGTTGCTGGCCGGCGGCCAGTCCGGCATGTCCGACGACGGCGAGCCGTCCGGCACCGCGGGACGGCCGATTCTCGAAGTGCTGCGGCATCACGATCTGGACGGCGTTCTGGCGGCCGTCGTGCGCTATTACGGCGGCGTGAAGCTCGGCGCAGGCGGTTTGGTGCGCGCGTACACCGACGCGATCGCATCGGCTTTGCTGGACGCGCCGCGCGTCGAACGGATCGCGCAGATCACGCTCACCGTCGAGGTGAGTTACGCCGACGAGGCCAAAGTGCGCCGCTGGATCGACGCCGAAGGCTATACGCTGACCGACACCGCCCACGCCATGCTGGTGAGGATGACGATCCGCCTGCCCGTCAACGCACTCGACGATGCGCGGCGCGCGTTGGTGGATATGACACAGGGCAAAGCCGGCTTCTTCTGA
- a CDS encoding methyl-accepting chemotaxis protein, translating into MTLNKKLASMIAVLWIGLILIGGFGAWQNRASMISDRRDQLTSLIDQANHIVNRYYTMAQQHTITEDEAKKQALDALGAMRYGKDGYISVNDSQPVMLMHPIKTELNGKNMAQFTDPAGNHLFVDIVNAGNHEGGGFVDYLWSKPGSDKPVAKTSFSRHFTPWDWYIVTGMYMDDVQSAFYANLLRWLVITVTLGAIATAVMLLVLRSIRRTLGGDLEVAVEHAQLMARGNLATRVPVDSDHTGSLLHALQTMQAGLVDTVSRVRLGTDNINIGATEIAAGNTDLSQRTEEQAAALVQTASSMDQMTVNVKQNADSAAQAAQLAGQAADVATRGSRVVDDVVRTMGEITTSSRQIGDIIGVIDGIAFQTNILALNAAVEAARAGEQGRGFAVVAAEVRSLAQRSATAAKEIKALIETSTGTVEAGASLVANAGSTMGEIVQSVRRVNEILEEISNASREQSAGIEQVNRAVGEMDQVTQQNAALVEEAAAAAHSLKDQVGVLREAISSFALPA; encoded by the coding sequence ATGACTCTGAACAAAAAACTGGCCTCAATGATCGCCGTTCTCTGGATCGGTCTGATTCTGATCGGCGGCTTCGGCGCATGGCAAAACCGTGCCTCGATGATTTCGGACCGCCGCGACCAGTTAACCTCACTGATCGACCAGGCCAACCACATCGTGAACCGTTACTACACGATGGCGCAGCAACACACGATCACCGAAGACGAAGCCAAAAAACAGGCGCTCGACGCCCTGGGCGCGATGCGCTATGGCAAGGACGGCTATATCTCCGTCAACGATTCGCAGCCGGTCATGCTGATGCATCCGATCAAGACTGAGCTGAACGGCAAGAACATGGCGCAGTTCACCGACCCGGCGGGCAATCATCTGTTCGTCGATATCGTCAACGCGGGCAATCATGAAGGCGGCGGCTTCGTCGATTATTTGTGGTCCAAGCCCGGCAGCGACAAACCGGTGGCGAAGACCAGCTTCTCGCGCCACTTCACGCCGTGGGACTGGTACATCGTCACCGGCATGTATATGGACGACGTGCAAAGCGCGTTCTACGCGAACCTGCTGCGCTGGCTCGTGATTACCGTGACGCTCGGCGCGATCGCCACGGCCGTCATGCTGCTGGTGTTGCGCAGCATTCGCCGTACGCTCGGCGGCGATCTCGAAGTGGCGGTCGAACACGCGCAACTGATGGCGCGCGGCAATCTCGCGACGCGCGTGCCGGTCGATTCGGACCACACCGGCAGCCTGCTGCATGCGTTGCAGACCATGCAGGCCGGCCTCGTCGACACGGTGTCGCGCGTGCGTCTCGGTACCGACAACATCAATATCGGCGCGACCGAAATCGCCGCCGGCAACACGGATCTGTCGCAACGCACCGAGGAACAGGCCGCGGCGCTCGTGCAAACGGCGTCGAGCATGGACCAGATGACGGTCAACGTGAAACAGAACGCGGACAGCGCAGCGCAGGCCGCGCAACTCGCCGGTCAGGCAGCAGACGTCGCGACGCGCGGCAGCCGCGTGGTCGACGACGTGGTTCGCACCATGGGCGAGATCACCACCAGCTCGCGGCAGATCGGCGACATCATCGGCGTGATCGACGGGATCGCGTTCCAGACCAACATTCTGGCGTTGAATGCTGCCGTGGAAGCGGCTCGGGCCGGCGAACAGGGTCGCGGCTTCGCGGTGGTTGCCGCCGAAGTGCGCAGCCTCGCGCAACGCTCGGCAACAGCGGCGAAGGAGATCAAGGCGTTGATCGAGACGTCGACGGGGACGGTGGAAGCCGGCGCGTCGCTGGTCGCGAACGCGGGCTCGACGATGGGCGAGATCGTGCAGTCGGTGCGTCGCGTGAATGAGATTCTCGAAGAGATCAGCAATGCATCGCGCGAACAGAGCGCGGGCATCGAGCAGGTGAATCGCGCTGTCGGAGAGATGGATCAGGTGACGCAGCAGAACGCGGCGCTGGTCGAAGAGGCGGCAGCGGCGGCGCATTCGTTGAAAGATCAGGTGGGCGTGTTGCGCGAAGCGATTTCGAGCTTCGCGTTGCCGGCTTGA
- a CDS encoding WecB/TagA/CpsF family glycosyltransferase, which translates to MKRVELFSCPVDIATMNETVDWIGARIERKQFTQHVVVNVAKLVHLQTDVELAASVRACDIVNIDGMGVVWGARLLGQPVRERVAGIDLFERLLQMSAQRSLPVFLLGATDTVVTRTAAAVSARYAGLRIVGYHHGYFWDDEAAIVDMIRRSGARLLFVAITSPKKEAFINRWKAQLGVDFVMGVGGTFDVVAGKVRRAPPWMQRSGLEWAYRVAQEPRRMWKRYFVTNNRFALMLLKARIAMTLGRLHRGSAGGYGK; encoded by the coding sequence ATGAAACGCGTCGAACTCTTCTCCTGTCCCGTGGACATTGCAACGATGAACGAGACCGTCGACTGGATCGGCGCGCGGATCGAACGCAAGCAGTTCACGCAGCACGTCGTGGTCAATGTGGCGAAGCTCGTCCATCTGCAGACGGACGTGGAACTGGCCGCTTCGGTGCGCGCGTGCGACATCGTCAATATCGACGGCATGGGCGTGGTGTGGGGCGCACGGCTGTTGGGGCAGCCGGTGCGCGAACGGGTGGCTGGTATCGATCTGTTCGAGCGCCTGTTACAGATGTCGGCGCAACGTTCGCTGCCGGTGTTCCTGCTCGGCGCGACGGATACCGTGGTGACGCGCACGGCCGCGGCGGTTTCGGCGCGCTATGCCGGGCTGCGGATCGTCGGCTATCACCACGGCTACTTCTGGGACGATGAAGCCGCGATCGTGGACATGATCCGTCGTTCGGGCGCGCGACTGCTGTTTGTCGCGATCACGTCGCCGAAAAAAGAGGCGTTCATCAACCGCTGGAAAGCGCAGCTTGGGGTCGATTTCGTGATGGGTGTGGGCGGGACGTTCGACGTCGTCGCCGGCAAGGTGCGCCGTGCGCCGCCCTGGATGCAGCGCAGCGGTCTCGAGTGGGCTTATCGTGTCGCGCAGGAACCGCGCCGTATGTGGAAGCGCTATTTCGTCACCAACAACCGCTTCGCACTGATGCTGCTCAAAGCGCGTATCGCCATGACGCTGGGTCGCCTGCATCGCGGTTCGGCAGGTGGATATGGCAAATAG
- a CDS encoding LysE family translocator — MLDLSTLGTFVAVVLGLFLIPGPAVLLVLTRTVHGGRKAGILTGLGVATGDFVHTLAASIGLSALLMTSALAFNAVKFAGAAYLVYLGIRALREKQSHAHLPTVAPVSPSKAFFQAIPAEVLNPKTALFFLAFLPQFVRPEHGSTFLQFTTLGLIFVGMSALYTTLIVLTIRPLGKLVKRLTWLSRWQNKIIGVLFISLGLRVATQTR, encoded by the coding sequence ATGCTCGATTTATCGACCCTAGGGACTTTCGTTGCCGTTGTACTCGGGCTCTTTCTGATCCCCGGGCCGGCCGTATTGCTGGTGTTGACGCGTACCGTGCATGGTGGCCGAAAGGCCGGCATTCTCACCGGCCTCGGTGTCGCCACCGGCGATTTCGTTCATACGCTGGCAGCGTCGATCGGACTGTCGGCGCTGCTGATGACCTCGGCACTCGCCTTCAACGCCGTGAAATTCGCCGGTGCCGCGTACCTCGTTTATCTCGGCATTCGTGCATTGCGCGAGAAGCAGAGCCACGCGCATTTGCCTACGGTCGCGCCGGTGTCGCCTTCGAAAGCCTTCTTTCAGGCCATTCCCGCTGAAGTATTGAATCCCAAGACCGCACTGTTCTTTCTCGCGTTTCTGCCGCAATTCGTGCGACCCGAGCACGGTTCGACGTTTTTGCAATTCACCACGCTCGGACTCATTTTCGTGGGCATGAGCGCGCTTTATACGACGCTGATCGTGTTGACGATTCGTCCGCTCGGCAAACTCGTCAAGCGGCTGACCTGGTTGAGCCGTTGGCAGAACAAGATCATCGGTGTGCTGTTTATCTCGCTCGGCCTGCGCGTCGCCACGCAAACGCGCTGA
- a CDS encoding sensor domain-containing diguanylate cyclase, whose product MTNLAQTPLSDRLRSLVDTVQHNERTLRRFQNVELRLIGAQDFASFLDTLFRHLPQEFSLASVTLWLDDRAPMLLELLEPGAMRALDQSGLKTSREGGLAAQGLCDEGRPWLGRPAQRDDAMCRAFFGDSAAPASAILLPLAAGDIVSGYLCLGSDDPERFGEGLATDILERFASIVTASLDNVAHRERLKQLGMTDSLTGLANRRYFDERLREEIMRAARYSVPVACLFIDIDSFKRINDTYGHQTGDRALAAVAACVRQQVRLGDTVARYGGEEFAALLQGDRADALTVAERVRLAVERLVLQDDHGERIALTVSIGVAARTIGGAPAEAITYGRAMMEEADRAMYQAKRNGRNRIEALVKAGD is encoded by the coding sequence GTGACGAATCTCGCTCAAACGCCGCTCTCCGACCGCCTTCGCTCGCTCGTCGATACTGTCCAGCACAACGAGCGCACGCTGCGCCGTTTCCAGAATGTCGAATTGCGGTTGATCGGCGCGCAGGATTTCGCGTCTTTTCTCGACACATTGTTCCGCCATCTGCCGCAGGAATTCTCGCTGGCCAGCGTGACCTTATGGCTCGACGACCGCGCGCCGATGCTGCTCGAATTACTCGAGCCGGGCGCTATGCGCGCGCTCGATCAGTCCGGTTTGAAGACCTCGCGTGAAGGCGGGCTCGCCGCGCAAGGTCTGTGCGACGAAGGCCGCCCCTGGCTAGGTCGGCCCGCTCAACGGGATGACGCCATGTGCCGCGCATTCTTCGGCGACAGCGCCGCGCCAGCCAGCGCGATTCTGCTGCCGCTCGCCGCGGGCGATATCGTCAGCGGCTATCTGTGTCTCGGCAGCGACGACCCGGAGCGTTTCGGCGAAGGCTTGGCCACCGATATTCTGGAGCGCTTCGCGAGCATCGTGACCGCGAGTCTCGACAACGTCGCGCATCGCGAGCGGCTCAAGCAACTCGGCATGACCGACTCGCTGACGGGTCTCGCCAATCGCCGCTATTTCGACGAACGGCTGCGCGAAGAGATCATGCGCGCGGCGCGTTATAGCGTGCCGGTGGCGTGTCTGTTCATCGACATCGACAGTTTCAAGCGGATCAACGACACCTACGGGCACCAGACCGGCGATCGCGCGTTGGCGGCCGTGGCGGCCTGCGTGCGTCAGCAGGTGCGGCTGGGCGATACCGTCGCGCGTTATGGCGGCGAAGAGTTCGCCGCGTTGCTGCAAGGCGATCGGGCCGATGCGCTGACCGTCGCCGAGCGCGTGCGACTCGCAGTCGAACGGCTCGTGTTGCAGGACGATCACGGCGAACGCATTGCGCTGACCGTGTCGATCGGCGTGGCGGCGCGCACGATCGGCGGTGCGCCGGCCGAGGCGATCACGTACGGCCGCGCGATGATGGAAGAAGCCGATCGCGCGATGTATCAGGCCAAACGCAACGGCCGCAATCGCATCGAGGCGTTGGTAAAAGCGGGCGATTGA
- a CDS encoding DUF2866 domain-containing protein: MVEDTVFEHLRALPGNEWVRQIHSCKVSDPLQPPWGRSYRLVEWTMKHTPESSRRVVPAESTPFEIAQAVVSHVPGRRFCQHGDE; the protein is encoded by the coding sequence ATGGTTGAAGACACGGTATTCGAGCATCTGCGCGCCCTACCCGGCAACGAATGGGTTCGGCAGATTCATTCGTGCAAGGTCTCGGATCCTCTGCAGCCGCCTTGGGGACGTTCGTACCGTCTCGTCGAATGGACCATGAAACACACGCCCGAATCAAGCCGCCGGGTCGTGCCCGCCGAAAGCACGCCGTTCGAGATCGCTCAGGCTGTCGTCTCACATGTGCCGGGGCGACGTTTCTGCCAGCATGGCGACGAATAA
- a CDS encoding heparin lyase I family protein: MANRLNWVAGMGIVLAACGTSSPDRHDSGAYTVLYRSAWHDGIDPRLTIQAPEPDSMSTVAMPQFNGVALKTTMRRSESFSRVANGTPRVEMVFAPVVHFAVGKAYEVRWSTMIPAGYRFDTRQPEIITQLHQGGFTGSPPFALMLAGGHYQAEVRSGPGEANQSVTFGTPAADTGKAVSWLLRYRPDDEGTNALTELYKDGVRVMHSAGVANAYPGDKEAYLKIGIYKWWWKTRPSDVSERTLYYGDVEIVERGEVRCAGPVESSRR, translated from the coding sequence ATGGCAAATAGACTGAACTGGGTCGCAGGGATGGGGATTGTGTTGGCGGCGTGCGGTACGTCGTCGCCCGACCGGCATGACAGCGGCGCTTACACGGTTTTATATCGCAGCGCATGGCACGACGGCATCGATCCTCGTTTGACGATTCAAGCCCCCGAACCGGATTCCATGTCGACCGTCGCGATGCCGCAATTCAACGGTGTCGCGCTGAAAACGACGATGCGTCGCTCGGAAAGTTTCTCTCGTGTCGCGAATGGGACGCCTCGCGTGGAAATGGTCTTTGCGCCGGTCGTGCATTTCGCGGTGGGTAAAGCATACGAAGTTCGGTGGTCCACCATGATCCCCGCCGGTTATCGATTCGACACGCGGCAGCCGGAGATCATTACGCAATTGCATCAAGGCGGCTTCACCGGATCGCCGCCCTTCGCGCTGATGTTGGCGGGCGGCCATTACCAGGCCGAGGTGAGAAGTGGCCCGGGCGAGGCGAATCAATCAGTCACGTTCGGTACACCCGCAGCCGACACCGGCAAGGCCGTGAGCTGGCTCCTGCGCTATCGCCCTGACGACGAAGGCACGAATGCATTGACGGAGTTGTACAAGGACGGCGTGCGCGTGATGCACAGCGCCGGCGTTGCCAACGCTTATCCCGGCGACAAGGAGGCTTATCTGAAGATTGGCATTTACAAATGGTGGTGGAAAACGCGACCGTCCGATGTCAGCGAACGCACGCTGTATTACGGCGACGTGGAAATCGTGGAACGTGGCGAAGTCAGGTGCGCCGGACCAGTAGAAAGCTCACGCCGATAG